A single genomic interval of Picosynechococcus sp. PCC 7003 harbors:
- a CDS encoding 2TM domain-containing protein yields the protein MPRSWPRKPDRKTDPEFRRAEDRMNFIVHVMVYLAINSPIWFTTLIQTTVERPWVKPFSLIWLGILGLHLLYITAIADYSEASNG from the coding sequence ATGCCTCGCAGTTGGCCGCGCAAACCTGACCGTAAAACTGATCCTGAATTCCGTCGCGCCGAAGACCGGATGAATTTTATTGTCCATGTGATGGTCTATCTCGCGATTAATTCTCCCATTTGGTTTACTACCCTGATTCAAACGACGGTAGAGCGTCCCTGGGTCAAACCGTTTAGCCTGATTTGGCTGGGCATTTTGGGGTTACACCTGCTTTACATTACGGCGATCGCCGATTATTCGGAGGCTTCTAATGGCTAG
- a CDS encoding peptidylprolyl isomerase, whose amino-acid sequence MTKFLKYCLSVALAIAVCFGVTQAAWALPQPSFTLASLAQGDAITDPEAILRYALPIENKPIRRLQDSMEFMSKDLRAKRWGPIAANAKKASRVLSISQDGILEDVVPSFKEQAKTLLDEMEQDVATMREAIAAKDRETIWTKRREILNKVGVIEENMIAEYPTTIPEDYADLPRLLGRATVELKTTQGDITVVVDGYNAPINAGNFVDLVQRGFYDGLPFNRAEDLYILQTGDPEGDADGFIDPKTKEYRAIPMEIMLTGDHEATYGATLEELGIYLAEINLPFNAYGALALARPADDANGGSSQIFFFKFDNELAPPGFNLMDGRYSVFGYTVAGQDVLENLSKADKIISAKVVNGSENLVVSN is encoded by the coding sequence ATGACCAAATTTTTAAAATATTGCCTATCTGTGGCTTTGGCGATCGCCGTTTGCTTTGGCGTAACCCAAGCTGCCTGGGCTTTACCCCAACCGAGTTTTACTCTTGCCTCCCTTGCCCAAGGGGATGCGATTACTGATCCCGAAGCCATTCTCCGCTACGCCCTGCCCATTGAAAATAAGCCCATTCGCCGTCTCCAGGACAGCATGGAATTTATGTCCAAGGATCTACGGGCGAAACGCTGGGGGCCGATTGCGGCCAATGCCAAGAAAGCTAGCCGCGTCCTCTCCATTAGCCAGGATGGCATCCTTGAAGATGTTGTCCCCAGTTTTAAGGAACAGGCTAAAACTCTCTTAGATGAAATGGAACAGGATGTCGCCACCATGAGGGAGGCGATCGCCGCCAAAGATCGCGAAACTATCTGGACAAAGCGTCGGGAAATCCTCAACAAAGTCGGGGTGATCGAAGAAAATATGATCGCCGAATATCCGACCACGATCCCCGAAGACTATGCGGATCTGCCGCGCCTCTTGGGTCGGGCCACAGTTGAACTCAAAACCACCCAAGGCGACATTACCGTTGTTGTTGACGGTTACAACGCCCCCATTAATGCCGGAAACTTCGTTGATCTAGTACAGCGCGGTTTCTATGATGGTTTACCGTTCAACCGTGCCGAAGATCTCTACATCCTGCAAACGGGCGATCCCGAAGGTGATGCCGATGGTTTCATCGACCCGAAAACCAAGGAATATCGCGCCATCCCCATGGAAATCATGCTCACTGGCGACCACGAAGCCACCTATGGCGCAACCCTAGAGGAGCTAGGCATTTACCTAGCGGAGATTAATCTGCCCTTCAATGCCTATGGTGCCTTAGCCCTGGCCCGTCCCGCCGATGATGCGAATGGTGGTTCTTCACAGATCTTCTTCTTCAAGTTTGATAATGAATTAGCGCCACCTGGATTTAACTTGATGGATGGTCGTTATTCCGTCTTTGGCTATACCGTCGCTGGCCAAGATGTCCTCGAAAACCTCAGCAAAGCGGACAAAATCATTTCTGCCAAAGTTGTTAATGGCTCAGAAAATCTGGTTGTGTCCAACTAG
- a CDS encoding HhoA/HhoB/HtrA family serine endopeptidase: MLNQSFRQWSLYTTFLILGGSLGFLGHAYWFQRQLNASLQAYGEFRQYEQSLAELDLNSDSVNFIAEAVKTVGPTVVRIDALDQPEALASPTPLFKKFFQLEEGLPTFDGDRQPQGTGSGFILSSNGQLVTNAHVVGNSSKVKVTLKDGQIFEGKVMGVDKLTDIAVIKIEATGLPTAKLGRAASLTPGEWAIAIGNPLGFDNSVTVGIVSALDRPSAQVGIPDKRVRFIQTDAAINPGNSGGPLLNVRGEVIGLNTAIRADGQGLGFAIPIETAQRIAQQLFTEGKATHPYLGIRMLALDGEGKNRLRETLPTLAEELDLHQETGVLVIEVAPDSPAAIANIQEGDILKQVGEQPVLTAFDVQDAVERSSIGADLPIDLKRRGTMRQLTVQPAEFPS; encoded by the coding sequence ATGCTAAATCAATCTTTTCGTCAGTGGAGTCTCTACACGACTTTCCTTATCCTTGGGGGAAGCCTTGGGTTTTTGGGCCATGCCTATTGGTTCCAGAGACAATTGAATGCGTCTTTGCAGGCCTATGGTGAGTTTCGTCAATATGAGCAATCCCTCGCGGAGCTGGATCTCAACTCAGATTCGGTGAACTTTATTGCCGAGGCGGTGAAAACGGTTGGCCCGACCGTTGTGCGCATTGATGCCCTCGATCAGCCGGAGGCCCTGGCATCACCTACACCGTTATTTAAGAAGTTTTTTCAATTAGAAGAGGGATTACCCACCTTCGATGGCGATCGCCAACCCCAGGGCACGGGCTCCGGCTTTATTCTCAGTAGTAATGGCCAACTGGTGACCAATGCCCATGTGGTGGGAAATAGCTCTAAGGTAAAAGTGACCCTCAAGGATGGCCAGATATTTGAAGGCAAGGTGATGGGCGTTGATAAGCTAACGGATATTGCCGTAATTAAAATCGAGGCCACGGGGTTACCCACCGCAAAGTTAGGCCGGGCGGCAAGTCTGACCCCAGGAGAATGGGCGATCGCCATTGGCAATCCCCTCGGTTTTGACAACAGTGTCACCGTCGGCATCGTCAGTGCCCTCGACCGCCCCAGTGCCCAGGTGGGGATCCCGGACAAACGGGTGCGTTTTATTCAAACCGATGCAGCCATTAACCCCGGTAATTCCGGCGGCCCCCTCTTGAATGTGCGAGGAGAAGTGATTGGGTTAAATACAGCGATTCGCGCCGATGGCCAGGGGCTAGGGTTTGCGATTCCCATCGAAACGGCTCAACGCATTGCCCAGCAACTGTTTACGGAGGGGAAAGCGACTCACCCTTACCTCGGTATTCGGATGCTGGCACTAGACGGAGAAGGGAAAAACCGACTGCGAGAAACCCTGCCCACCCTGGCCGAGGAGCTTGATTTGCACCAAGAAACAGGGGTATTGGTAATTGAGGTGGCCCCAGATTCTCCGGCGGCGATCGCCAATATCCAGGAGGGGGATATCCTCAAACAGGTGGGGGAGCAACCCGTGCTAACGGCCTTTGATGTCCAGGATGCCGTAGAACGGAGCAGTATCGGTGCGGATTTGCCCATTGATCTCAAGCGCCGGGGCACAATGCGACAGTTAACTGTGCAACCTGCGGAGTTTCCGAGTTAG
- a CDS encoding DUF805 domain-containing protein, whose protein sequence is MDKSIFEEFVDYYIKAWQNYTNFSGRARRKEFWYVFIINLLISFVLGIFQETFLGVIASLVSIIYSLAFILPGIALSIRRLHDTGRSGWWLLIGFVPIIGVIVLIVFFASDSQPGPNQYNADTMV, encoded by the coding sequence ATGGACAAAAGTATATTTGAAGAATTTGTCGATTATTACATCAAGGCTTGGCAAAATTATACAAATTTTAGTGGTAGAGCGCGCCGCAAAGAATTCTGGTATGTTTTTATCATCAACCTTTTGATTTCCTTTGTCTTGGGTATTTTTCAGGAAACATTTCTTGGGGTGATCGCCTCTTTGGTGAGTATTATCTATTCTTTAGCCTTCATTTTACCTGGGATAGCCCTTAGCATCAGGCGTTTGCATGATACTGGCCGGAGTGGTTGGTGGCTTTTGATTGGATTTGTACCGATTATTGGTGTAATTGTCTTAATTGTTTTCTTTGCTTCCGACAGTCAACCAGGCCCCAATCAATATAACGCTGACACGATGGTCTAA
- a CDS encoding penicillin-binding protein 2, whose translation MTMPSPHSHQQRRQLYRRKKQAIRSRPPAPKLLQRRLLLIWGIFMVGLLGLAIRVFYLQIIDYDKLGAIAQSQHQITLRPYIPRRTIVDREGNILALDRISHTLYAHPVGFRLPQQLVDDLPEAIAPTDLPKAVAHYLAPILGDVSPADLETTLRRQKSGILLRASLDATKVDDIRQLRIDGLELVERYGRFYPQGDATAEITGYVQKDDHLGRAGIELSQENLIQREPISLSLRRNGNGAILPGDLQAEAMKYDDWELELSLDLPLQKAARQALQKQMAAYKAKRGVVIVMDAQSGELLSLVTEPNYDPNNYAQVQPENYGVFKNWAVTDLYEPGSTFKPINVALALDAGAITPNTSVNDPGSIQVGPHRMKNYNGAGNGVIDVAGILRVSSNVGMIRLMQNLSRDDYYDRLQSLRITEPTGIDLPGEVTGTLKSREKFTASPVEAAVNSFGQGLTVTPIKLVQLHGAIANGGTLVEPHLVRGLFNSQGEPQTVIPKAEIPNSARQLAATTTEPENPQIFSPAVARTVLDMMETVVDDGSGEKSKIAGYRIGGKTGTAQKARNGQYIPGAYITSFVSIFPIDNPRYVVFAAADEPTEPNSFGGTVAAPVVHDVLQALIIREKIPPTGTTAVPKNPPETSP comes from the coding sequence ATGACCATGCCTTCCCCCCACTCCCATCAACAACGACGGCAACTGTATCGGCGCAAAAAACAAGCGATCCGATCTCGGCCGCCCGCACCGAAGTTGCTCCAACGGCGTTTACTCCTCATCTGGGGCATTTTTATGGTGGGCCTGTTGGGTCTGGCTATCCGGGTTTTTTACTTGCAGATCATTGACTATGACAAGCTAGGGGCGATCGCCCAGTCCCAGCACCAGATCACCCTCCGTCCCTACATTCCTCGACGCACTATCGTTGACCGTGAGGGCAATATCCTCGCCTTAGATCGCATCTCCCATACCCTCTATGCCCATCCTGTCGGTTTTCGACTGCCCCAGCAGTTAGTCGATGATCTTCCAGAGGCGATCGCCCCCACAGACCTCCCGAAGGCCGTTGCCCATTACCTCGCCCCCATTTTGGGCGATGTTTCCCCCGCAGACCTAGAGACCACATTACGCCGCCAAAAAAGCGGTATCTTGTTGCGTGCCAGCCTAGACGCCACCAAAGTTGACGACATCCGGCAATTACGCATTGATGGCTTGGAACTGGTGGAACGTTACGGTCGGTTTTATCCCCAGGGGGACGCGACTGCAGAAATTACTGGCTATGTCCAAAAAGACGACCACCTAGGTCGAGCCGGCATTGAACTCTCCCAGGAAAATTTGATCCAACGGGAGCCCATTTCCCTCAGTCTCCGGCGCAATGGCAATGGAGCGATCCTGCCGGGGGATCTCCAGGCAGAGGCGATGAAATACGACGATTGGGAATTAGAACTATCCCTTGATCTTCCCCTCCAAAAGGCCGCCCGCCAAGCCCTCCAAAAACAGATGGCTGCCTACAAAGCGAAACGGGGTGTTGTCATTGTCATGGACGCCCAATCTGGGGAACTGCTGAGCCTGGTGACAGAACCCAACTATGATCCCAACAATTACGCCCAAGTCCAACCCGAAAACTATGGTGTTTTTAAAAATTGGGCCGTCACGGATCTCTATGAACCAGGCTCAACGTTTAAACCGATTAATGTCGCCCTCGCCCTAGATGCAGGGGCCATTACCCCCAACACGTCGGTGAATGATCCTGGATCAATTCAGGTTGGTCCCCACCGGATGAAAAACTACAACGGTGCCGGAAACGGTGTGATTGATGTGGCGGGAATTTTGCGGGTCTCTAGTAACGTGGGGATGATCCGACTGATGCAAAATCTTTCCCGAGATGATTATTATGACCGACTACAAAGCCTGAGAATCACCGAACCCACAGGCATTGATCTACCGGGAGAAGTGACAGGCACCCTCAAGAGTCGTGAAAAATTTACCGCTAGCCCCGTTGAAGCGGCGGTGAATTCCTTTGGCCAAGGGTTAACCGTGACTCCCATTAAGTTGGTGCAACTCCATGGGGCGATCGCCAATGGCGGTACCCTCGTCGAACCCCATCTAGTGCGAGGCCTATTCAACAGCCAAGGGGAACCCCAAACCGTCATCCCCAAGGCGGAAATCCCCAATAGTGCCCGGCAGCTTGCCGCAACCACGACTGAACCGGAAAACCCACAAATTTTTTCCCCCGCTGTAGCCCGAACCGTACTAGACATGATGGAAACCGTTGTGGACGATGGCAGTGGCGAAAAATCAAAAATTGCTGGCTATCGGATCGGTGGGAAAACGGGCACTGCCCAAAAAGCGCGCAACGGCCAATATATTCCGGGGGCCTACATCACAAGTTTTGTCAGTATCTTTCCCATCGATAACCCCCGCTATGTGGTCTTTGCCGCTGCCGATGAACCCACAGAGCCGAATTCCTTTGGGGGGACTGTCGCCGCACCCGTCGTCCATGATGTGCTCCAAGCCCTTATTATCCGCGAAAAAATTCCCCCCACTGGCACCACGGCGGTGCCGAAAAATCCTCCGGAAACATCACCCTAA
- a CDS encoding cryptochrome/photolyase family protein has product MTVGIWVLGDQLWATQAALQQRETQRSTTPVLLIEAADYARQRPYHGQKLVLVWSAMRHFAQELEQAGWSVHYAIAADFQTALIDWITAEGITELWVMQPSDRPFEAFIQNLDLPCSLKFIPNNHFLWSRAEFHTWAKGRKRLVLEDFYRAGRKRFKILLDEQQQPLGGQWNFDKDNRKPPKKDFNPPQPLTFEPDALTQAVINRVKTLDLVTYGQLEPFRWAVTRTQALQVFEHFLATGLEKFGTFQDAMVTEEYTLWHGLISPYLNLGLLHPWELIKKAEAIREQKAIALNNLEGFIRQILGWREYLHGLYHYVDADYAQKNHFNHQQPLPDFYWDSRKTDLNCLKQVLQQVEQTGYAHHIQRLMILSNFALILGVNPQEIEAWFHAAFIDAYDWVMQTNVIGMGQFADGGILASKPYAASANYINKMSDYCRDCRYHKGDRHGENACPFNTLYWHFLDRHQGQLRSQGRMNLILKNLERLASDELQAIRAQGQTWQNRLRPTL; this is encoded by the coding sequence ATGACCGTCGGGATTTGGGTACTGGGGGATCAACTGTGGGCCACCCAAGCCGCCCTCCAACAACGGGAAACCCAGCGATCCACAACGCCGGTTCTGTTGATCGAAGCGGCAGACTACGCCCGCCAACGGCCCTACCATGGCCAAAAGCTGGTGTTAGTCTGGTCGGCCATGCGCCACTTTGCCCAGGAGCTAGAACAGGCTGGCTGGTCTGTCCATTATGCGATCGCCGCTGATTTCCAAACGGCTTTAATCGATTGGATCACCGCTGAAGGAATCACAGAATTGTGGGTGATGCAGCCGAGCGATCGCCCATTCGAAGCTTTTATTCAGAACTTAGACCTCCCCTGCTCCCTCAAGTTCATCCCCAATAATCATTTCCTGTGGTCGCGGGCAGAATTTCACACCTGGGCCAAGGGTCGTAAACGCCTCGTCCTCGAAGACTTTTATCGGGCTGGTCGCAAACGGTTTAAGATCCTGCTCGACGAGCAACAGCAACCCCTTGGGGGTCAATGGAACTTTGATAAGGACAACCGCAAACCTCCCAAAAAAGACTTCAATCCGCCTCAACCGCTGACCTTTGAACCAGACGCGCTGACCCAAGCCGTGATCAATCGGGTTAAAACTTTGGATCTCGTCACCTACGGGCAGCTTGAACCCTTCCGCTGGGCCGTGACCCGTACCCAAGCCCTCCAGGTTTTTGAGCATTTCCTCGCTACGGGCTTAGAAAAATTTGGCACCTTTCAGGATGCGATGGTCACGGAAGAATATACCCTCTGGCATGGTCTAATTTCGCCCTACCTCAACCTGGGTCTGTTGCATCCCTGGGAATTAATCAAAAAAGCAGAGGCAATCCGGGAACAAAAGGCGATCGCCTTAAATAATCTCGAAGGCTTTATCCGGCAAATTTTAGGCTGGCGGGAATATCTCCATGGCCTCTACCATTACGTGGACGCTGATTATGCCCAGAAAAATCATTTCAACCACCAACAACCCCTACCCGATTTTTATTGGGACAGCCGTAAAACCGATCTCAATTGCCTCAAACAGGTCTTACAACAAGTAGAACAAACGGGCTATGCCCACCACATTCAGCGGTTGATGATCCTCAGTAACTTTGCCTTGATCCTTGGGGTGAACCCCCAAGAAATCGAAGCTTGGTTCCATGCAGCTTTTATCGATGCCTACGATTGGGTGATGCAAACCAATGTGATTGGCATGGGACAGTTCGCTGACGGGGGGATCCTCGCTAGCAAGCCCTACGCTGCCTCAGCCAACTACATTAATAAAATGAGTGATTACTGTCGTGACTGTCGCTACCACAAAGGCGATCGCCACGGGGAAAATGCCTGTCCTTTCAATACCCTCTACTGGCACTTCCTCGACCGTCATCAGGGCCAACTCCGCAGCCAAGGTCGGATGAATTTAATCCTCAAAAATTTAGAACGGCTCGCTTCAGATGAATTGCAGGCAATCCGCGCCCAGGGTCAAACTTGGCAAAACCGCTTGAGGCCTACTCTATAA
- the tsaE gene encoding tRNA (adenosine(37)-N6)-threonylcarbamoyltransferase complex ATPase subunit type 1 TsaE, with translation MAEIILLENAAATQAFGVKLGRTLPENTVILLKGDLGAGKTTLTQGIGLGLGITEAIASPTFTLVNEYHSGRIPLYHLDLYRLEPAQVDSLYPETYWEGEECDPGLTVIEWSERLPYLPESYYQIELRHTQNDQRQAVISAVNVKQPLFVL, from the coding sequence ATGGCAGAAATTATTCTGTTAGAAAATGCGGCGGCTACCCAAGCTTTCGGGGTAAAACTGGGGCGCACCTTACCGGAAAACACGGTGATTTTGCTGAAAGGCGATCTGGGGGCCGGAAAAACGACCCTCACCCAGGGCATTGGTTTGGGTTTAGGGATCACCGAGGCGATCGCCAGTCCCACCTTTACCTTGGTGAACGAATACCACAGCGGACGGATTCCCCTCTATCACTTGGACTTATATCGCCTTGAACCCGCACAAGTCGATAGCCTTTATCCCGAAACCTACTGGGAAGGCGAAGAATGTGACCCTGGCCTAACCGTCATTGAATGGTCAGAGCGTTTACCCTATCTCCCGGAATCCTATTACCAGATCGAACTCCGCCACACCCAAAACGATCAACGCCAAGCCGTCATTTCCGCTGTTAATGTCAAACAACCCTTGTTTGTCCTTTAA
- the moaC gene encoding cyclic pyranopterin monophosphate synthase MoaC, whose product MQEFSEKKISLPPLSHLNATGEAQMVDVSEKNVTKREAIATGLITMTQDCFHAIQAGDAPKGDVLGTARIAGIMAAKQTSNLIPMCHPLPIKKVTVNFTADANLPGYRIEASVTTKSETGVEMEALTAVSVAALTLYDMAKAMDKGMVISEIQLLKKTGGKSGDYTRQA is encoded by the coding sequence ATGCAAGAGTTTTCTGAAAAAAAGATTTCCCTCCCTCCCCTGAGCCATCTCAACGCCACCGGCGAGGCGCAGATGGTGGATGTTTCTGAAAAAAACGTGACAAAACGGGAGGCGATCGCCACGGGGCTCATCACCATGACCCAGGATTGTTTTCACGCGATCCAAGCGGGAGATGCCCCCAAGGGAGATGTGCTCGGCACTGCGAGAATTGCCGGGATTATGGCAGCCAAGCAAACCTCGAATTTAATCCCCATGTGCCACCCGCTGCCCATTAAAAAGGTGACGGTGAATTTTACTGCTGATGCAAACTTACCCGGTTATCGCATCGAGGCTAGTGTGACGACCAAATCCGAAACGGGGGTGGAGATGGAAGCTTTAACGGCGGTTTCGGTGGCCGCTTTAACCCTCTACGACATGGCGAAAGCGATGGATAAAGGGATGGTCATTTCTGAGATTCAATTGCTGAAAAAAACCGGCGGTAAATCCGGCGATTATACCCGGCAAGCCTAG
- a CDS encoding DUF3181 family protein, producing MASTIQIEKLAAEIGENIYIDVSGWHLYLADAHLHTTVAEKIFPAIEDRAVDEAKVMDVLRSIQVPLGGKQTFVTLAQLIPTAGQGDLLKLLEAYQDNW from the coding sequence ATGGCTAGCACGATTCAAATCGAAAAACTCGCCGCAGAGATTGGTGAAAATATCTATATTGATGTGTCCGGTTGGCATTTATATTTGGCCGATGCCCATTTACACACCACCGTCGCTGAAAAAATTTTTCCCGCTATTGAAGATCGCGCGGTGGACGAAGCGAAAGTGATGGATGTTTTGCGCTCAATCCAAGTTCCCCTGGGTGGCAAACAAACCTTTGTGACCCTCGCCCAACTGATTCCCACCGCCGGACAAGGGGATCTGCTCAAGCTCCTCGAAGCCTATCAAGACAATTGGTAA
- a CDS encoding pantothenate kinase: protein MDQWWALMIGNSRLHWAAFTGNILQTVHHTAHGTCPSAVKQLRYVASVVPQQTAWVQGHFPTAQTITLAEIPLENLYPQLGIDRALAVLGAGQQYGFPCLVIDGGTALTFSAVNGDRQWLGGAILPGLNLQFTSLSQHTAALPKVHLPTQLPLRWANDPAGAIASGITYTVLAGVKDFIRAWQAEFPQGQIFSTGGDGAWLAQQLPTLNYDPGLIFHGFTALGGNC, encoded by the coding sequence ATGGATCAGTGGTGGGCCTTAATGATTGGCAATTCCCGGCTCCATTGGGCTGCATTTACGGGGAATATCTTGCAAACGGTACACCACACGGCCCATGGCACTTGTCCCTCTGCCGTTAAACAGTTGCGCTATGTGGCCTCGGTGGTGCCCCAACAAACTGCTTGGGTACAGGGTCATTTTCCCACTGCCCAGACCATTACCTTGGCAGAGATTCCCCTCGAAAATCTTTATCCTCAATTGGGGATTGATCGCGCCCTGGCGGTTTTAGGAGCCGGACAACAGTATGGTTTTCCCTGTTTAGTGATTGATGGGGGGACGGCTTTAACTTTTTCGGCAGTCAACGGCGATCGCCAATGGCTTGGTGGGGCCATCCTACCGGGTTTAAACCTCCAATTTACAAGCCTTTCCCAGCACACCGCCGCCTTACCGAAGGTGCATTTACCGACTCAACTACCCTTACGTTGGGCCAATGATCCCGCCGGGGCGATCGCCAGTGGCATTACCTATACAGTCCTTGCTGGGGTCAAAGATTTTATTCGCGCTTGGCAGGCAGAATTCCCCCAGGGTCAGATCTTCAGCACCGGCGGGGATGGGGCCTGGTTGGCCCAACAATTGCCCACGCTAAATTACGATCCGGGGCTTATTTTCCACGGGTTTACGGCCTTAGGAGGTAATTGCTAA
- a CDS encoding Na+/H+ antiporter, which yields MIVLAELAEASISTNLQQFVLVLSISLTVATFSRIFSWLRQIPYTLLLVIVGLGLAFIDVRLVNLSPELILEIFLPPLLFEAAWNIRWRELQKQLLPIVLFALAGVAIAIFGIGFALSQWTNLALSSALLAGAALSATDPVSVVALFRELGASKKLTMVMEGESLFNDGVAVVAFLLLVGIPLGTQTFSVSATVSTFLVFVGVGAGFGCLIGFGISFLTQRFDIPLVEQSLTLVSAYGTYLLTEELGGSGVIAVVTVGMILGNFGSNIGMNPRTRLVVSEFWDFLAFFVNSIVFLLIGDQVNFGTLGESLDAIFVAIAAVLVTRAISVYGLGWLSNQFSNNPLSFSEQTVLWWGGLRGSVSIAVALSVPVVLGDRQEIINIIFGVVLFTLLVQGLTTQWVLEKLDLIGDQPIRQEYSEYLARRVALKRVLNYLDQLNLAADVDEEFYRYERDLVEGELETIEEKIEKLKGSHPQLQELDMKQLRDTLLDIEADTYAEFIRVGRLNKDLSPLLQEILIKATEKTIQG from the coding sequence ATGATTGTTTTAGCAGAACTTGCAGAAGCATCGATTTCAACTAACTTGCAACAGTTTGTTTTGGTTTTATCGATCTCCCTAACCGTTGCAACCTTTTCACGGATTTTTAGTTGGTTGCGCCAGATCCCCTATACCCTCCTGCTGGTGATTGTGGGACTGGGTCTGGCCTTTATTGATGTGCGTTTGGTCAATCTTTCGCCAGAGCTCATCCTCGAAATTTTCCTCCCGCCGCTCTTGTTTGAGGCTGCCTGGAATATTCGCTGGCGAGAACTTCAGAAACAATTGTTACCGATTGTTTTGTTTGCTTTGGCTGGGGTGGCGATCGCCATCTTTGGGATTGGCTTTGCCCTGAGTCAGTGGACGAACTTAGCCCTTAGTTCTGCTTTGCTTGCAGGGGCGGCCCTCTCGGCGACGGATCCAGTGTCGGTGGTGGCCTTGTTCCGGGAGTTGGGGGCCAGCAAAAAGCTCACCATGGTGATGGAAGGGGAGAGCCTCTTTAACGATGGGGTGGCGGTCGTAGCCTTTCTGTTACTGGTGGGGATTCCCCTCGGTACCCAGACGTTTTCTGTGTCGGCGACCGTGTCAACCTTCTTAGTCTTTGTGGGGGTTGGTGCTGGTTTCGGTTGTTTGATTGGTTTTGGCATTTCTTTTCTGACGCAACGGTTTGATATTCCCCTCGTGGAGCAATCTTTAACCCTGGTATCTGCCTATGGTACTTACCTTTTAACGGAGGAATTGGGCGGCTCTGGGGTTATTGCGGTGGTGACAGTGGGGATGATTTTGGGGAATTTTGGCTCGAATATTGGCATGAATCCCCGTACGCGCTTGGTTGTCTCGGAATTTTGGGATTTTCTCGCGTTTTTTGTCAATTCGATTGTGTTTCTGCTCATTGGTGATCAGGTCAATTTTGGCACCCTGGGGGAAAGCTTAGACGCGATTTTTGTGGCGATCGCCGCTGTGTTGGTGACGCGGGCCATTTCTGTTTATGGCTTGGGTTGGCTCTCGAATCAATTTAGCAATAACCCCTTGAGCTTCTCCGAACAAACGGTGTTGTGGTGGGGAGGGCTGCGGGGTTCTGTCTCCATTGCCGTGGCCTTGAGTGTGCCTGTGGTGCTCGGCGATCGCCAGGAAATTATCAACATCATTTTCGGGGTCGTGCTATTCACCCTTTTGGTGCAGGGCCTCACCACCCAGTGGGTGCTAGAAAAACTCGATCTCATTGGCGATCAACCCATCCGCCAGGAATATTCCGAGTATCTCGCCCGCCGCGTTGCCCTCAAACGAGTCTTAAACTACCTCGACCAGTTAAATCTTGCTGCCGATGTGGACGAAGAATTCTACCGGTACGAACGGGATCTCGTCGAAGGGGAATTAGAAACCATCGAAGAAAAAATTGAAAAACTCAAAGGCAGCCATCCCCAACTGCAAGAACTGGATATGAAGCAATTGCGCGATACCCTCCTGGATATTGAGGCGGACACCTATGCCGAATTTATCCGGGTGGGCCGCTTAAATAAAGATCTTTCTCCCCTACTCCAGGAGATCTTGATCAAAGCCACCGAAAAAACAATCCAGGGTTAA